From the genome of Sporomusa sphaeroides DSM 2875:
TACGAGAATCCTTGGATTCTGGCATTTTGGCAGCCCTTGTGAGACAGTCAAACCAGAAGTGCTGGTGGACAAGCGGGCTAAAGTTGTGCCGCTTGCCGCCAGCAGAGATATAACGAGGACCCAGGCGTTTTGGGATAAAGCAGTTCCGTCCTAGTGGTCCGTTTACGTGGAAAGTGTAGTTAGAATACGCGGGAAAAGTTCCGCGAAGTTATTATGATTTCAGCGTATACGGGTCACTAGGCTGGCTGCGGACTAACCTGCTCGAAAAAATCGCTTCTGACAGCGGTGGTAAGAGCCGGTTAGTCTTTTTTATTCATTATGTATTGCTGCAGCATAAAATAGCTTGACATATTCATAATGTGCCATCCATAGTATAAGGTAGAGGCCTTTTCCGGCTATCTACCTTATTAATAATAGGAGTACATGTGTTGTGGATCTTCTTCGCTTAACTTACTTTATAGAGGTGGCAGAGCAGCTGAGTTTTACTAAAGCCGCCAAAGTACTTCATGTTTCCCAGCCTTCAATCAGCAAGATGGTGCGTAGCTTAGAGGATGAGCTTGGGGTTACGCTTATTGACCGTTCGGCTCGCCGGATTAAACTGACAGATGCCGGGCAGACCCTTTATGAACGTGGTCGCAGGATCCTTGAATCACTTAAAACGGTAGCTTCCGATTTGGATGATTTAACAAAAGGGCAAAAAGGCCGCATCCGTATCGGTATTCCGCCTATGGTTGAGACTAGCTTTTTTGCCATCGCCATTGGGGAATTCAAGAAAAACTATCCAAACATTATCATTGATCTGGTTGAGGTTGGTTCAAAAGCTGTAGAAGATATGGCAGAAGATGGGGAAATTGATATAGGTGTTGTTGTTCTGCCTGTAAGAAACAAAACTGATTTTTCTATGTTTGCCTTTATCAGAGATCCCATATGGCTTATTGTCCATCCGGAGCATCGCCTGGCCGGGCAGGAGCTTGTGCATATTGCCGATCTTGAGGATGAGCCAATAGTCATGTTCCGGAAGGATTTTGCACTGCATGACCATATTGTGGAGAAATGCCGTGAGCACGGATTTATGCCTAAAGTCTTATGTGAAAGCTCGCAATGGGATTTTATGGTAGAGATAGTGGCCGCTAAACTGGGGGTTGCTTTGCTGCCAAAGGTGGTTTGCGACAAACTGGGGGCAGGTGTTGTTACCGCGTTGCCTATTGCCGAGGAAATCAGTCCCTGGCATTTGGCAGTTATGTGGAAAAAGGATACATACTTGTCTTTTGCTGCCCGGGAATGGCTACGATATGCCGCCCGCTTATTTGATGCGGAAGCTGAATTAAGAAAAGCCGGACTATAGTCCGGCTTTTCTTAATTTGGCGAGAAGTTAATTATGATAGTAACTGTATTAATTTTGACGCTGTTTGCCTTATTCGCACAGGATATTTATTATCGCCGGGAGAATTATAGGCATAAGTAACGAATTGCTCAGGGTATTGCGGCCAGTCCGATGTTCTGTTAGGGAATACTGCCGCGTATTGTATCACAAGTAAGGAAAGGGTTTGAAGAAAATTGCGATTGGAAGACATTTGTACCGTGTTTTGGCGAGACTGGGTGGTTTTAAACCGGCGTTTAATCAAATTCGTTTTATCCCGCATGATAGGTCCGGTATTATATTTAGTGGCATTTGGCTGGGGCTTGGGGCGCAGTCTGTCGGTGAACGGCGGCAGCTATCTCGATTTTATCCTGCCAGGCATTATGGCCCTTAATGCCATGAATATCAGCTTTAGCGCAGTAGGTTCACCGCTCAATATGAGCCGGCTGTATCATAAAACCCTGGAGGAATACCTCATTGCTCCTATCGGCCCGGGATCTTTTGTGGCAGGCAAGGTACTGGCCGGAGCGCTTCGGGGCTTGATTTCCTGTGCTGTAATTTTTGTATTAGCCTATCTTTTTGGCGCGAAGCTGACAATCAGCGTCAGTTTTTTGCTGACACTGTTGCTGACTTGCCTGCTGTTTGCCGCCATGGGCTTGGTGGCTGCCATGCTAATCAATTCCCATGA
Proteins encoded in this window:
- a CDS encoding LysR family transcriptional regulator; the protein is MDLLRLTYFIEVAEQLSFTKAAKVLHVSQPSISKMVRSLEDELGVTLIDRSARRIKLTDAGQTLYERGRRILESLKTVASDLDDLTKGQKGRIRIGIPPMVETSFFAIAIGEFKKNYPNIIIDLVEVGSKAVEDMAEDGEIDIGVVVLPVRNKTDFSMFAFIRDPIWLIVHPEHRLAGQELVHIADLEDEPIVMFRKDFALHDHIVEKCREHGFMPKVLCESSQWDFMVEIVAAKLGVALLPKVVCDKLGAGVVTALPIAEEISPWHLAVMWKKDTYLSFAAREWLRYAARLFDAEAELRKAGL
- a CDS encoding ABC transporter permease, coding for MEDICTVFWRDWVVLNRRLIKFVLSRMIGPVLYLVAFGWGLGRSLSVNGGSYLDFILPGIMALNAMNISFSAVGSPLNMSRLYHKTLEEYLIAPIGPGSFVAGKVLAGALRGLISCAVIFVLAYLFGAKLTISVSFLLTLLLTCLLFAAMGLVAAMLINSHEDMASFNTYVLLPMSFLCATFFTPDRLPQVLRWFIELLPLTHATYALRAIGAGLETPWLSVSVLAVYTVLLAGVGVWTMVRVRD